The Alkalihalobacillus sp. TS-13 genomic interval CTGTTAAGCGGACCGCCTCCTGTCATGATGTAGATCTCTTCAAATACTTTCATAGCGGCAATCGACGACATAACGGTGACGATGATGATCGATGGCATCAACATTGGGATCGTGATTCGGATCGTCTGTTGCCACTTATTCGCCCCATCAATTTCTGCCGCTTCGTATAGGTTGGATGGGATCGACTGAAGCCCCGCCAAATAGATGATCATGTAATACCCTAAACCCTTCCAGACTGTTACGGCCATGACCGCAAAGAGGGCTGTCTGTTCGGATGTAAGCCAGTGGACCGGACCATTGATCAGACCAACCACCTCTAAAATGTAGTTGAGGACTCCTTTTTCCGCATACACCCATTCCCATGTAATCCCGACGACCACCCAGGAGGTGACGACAGGTATGTAATAAGCAGAACGGAAAAATCCGATTCCTTTGAGCTTTTGGTTGACGAGGATTGCGAGAAAAATCGGTAAAATGATAAGAGCTGGAACAACGCCGACGAGATAGATCAGCGTCTGGATGAGCGTTTTCCAAAACATACTGTCATCGAAAAGTTTCTGGTAATTTTCCGTCCCGACGAAGGTTGGATCGACAATCATGTTGTAATCGGTGAAGCTCAACCAGATGGCTTGCAACAACGGATAGAAAATGAATGCTCCCAAAATCACACATCCTGGCAGCAAAAACAAATATGGTGTCAACGCGTTACGTGTCACACCTCTCCCCCCTTACTCAATGCATCGAACAACAGCTTAGTCGAGCCGATCATCCCGGCTTTGTTTCCGAGAGTCGCTGCCAGAACATCCAGCTTCACCTCTTTTTCCGCCAATTTTTGTTGAAACGTTTGCCACCACTTGTCCTTCGACTCGATGACCCCTCCACCGATGATGACCACTTCAGGATCGATGCTTACAGAAAGGTTATAGATGACAAGTGCCAGGTCATTCAGGTACCTCTCGACGACTGGCTGGATTGTTTTGTCGCCAGTGTGGAAAGCTTCAAACACTTCTGCACCGTTTTTATAGGTTCGGTTTCCGGAATGTTCATTTGTGAGACTCAGTAATGCAGTTCCAGAAAGATATTGTTCGATACAACCGCTATTTCCACAGTTACATGGCCGTCCCCCAGGATAGAGGATGACGTGCCCCCATTCACCGCCGTTCCAATGATTCCCTCTGAAGATGTTCCGATTGATCATGTTTGCCCCGCCCACACCAGTCCCAAGGGTCAGGAACGTGACTGAATCATATGTCTCTTCTTTATTCCACCATTCGCCTGCCAGCGCTGCATTCGCATCATTGTCAATGACCGCAGGAAGTGCGTATGTATTTTCAATAAAATCGTGCAGGTTGATGCCCTGCCAGCCCGGAAGATTAGCTGTACTATAAACGACCTCACCTGTTTTCACATTGACTCTACCGGCAGTGCCGATCCCGACTCCAACGATATCCTTTTCTTTTTCAAGCAACCTGTCGATCGTGGTTATCAATGATGCAAGGATTCCTTCTCGTCCCTCGGCCACATTTGTCAGAGTCGTGATCTGATGATGAATTTTTCTGTTTTCGTCGACGATAGCCCCTTTAATTGCCGTTCCGCCTATATCGATTCCGATCGCTTTCATCTTTTCACCATCTTAATAGATCTTGTTCACAACGGATTGCGCTGTCTTTTCTTTCATTTCCAATGATTCTTGTTTGTGTTTAAGGGCAAGCCCTGTACATAATAGATCGATCACGAACAGCTGAGAAATCTTAGCTGCGAGGGAACTTCCTTCAAGAGGCGACTCTTTTCCTCCGTTGATCAGCACAGCATCCGCGATTTTTGTGATGGGCGATCTCGCATGATACGTGACGGCAATCGTTGTCGCGCCATTTTCTTTTGCGATTTTTAACGAATCGATCGTGTCCTTCGTGCTACCTGACACGGTTATGCCGACGACAAGATCATTCTCTGATAGGGTTGCAGCTGTCATCGCCTGTAGATGCGGATCAATCACCGCATCCACTCTCCGGCCGATCCTGAGAAAACGGTTTTTGGCATCGAGAGCGGTCAATCCGGACGTACCGACTCCGAAAAAGTGGACGGACGACGCTTGATCGATCATGTCGATCGCTTTATTGATCGCCTCTTCACTGTTCATTGAGACAGTTTCATGTATCGCATCGATCGTATAGGAAGAAATCGTGGTAAACAGATCATTTTGTACAGCGTTACCCGATTCTTCTCCAGTCTTGTTCGCCAAATCCTTTGCAATCGCCAGTTTGAATTCTTGATAACCTTTCAGACCGATTTTCCGGCAAAAACGCAGAACGGTCGTTTCACCGACCTCTGCAGCATCCGCAAGATCCGTGACGGAGTAGTAAATCACCTGATCAAGCTGTTGCATCACGATGTCTGCAACCTTTTGCTCCGACTTGGTCAAAGCAGGAAAGTAACTGTTAATCAACCCTTTTATATTTCCGGTCTGATTCGCTTGTTTCACTGTCATCCGCATAGCCTTCTTTCTTTAACAGATTCGTGTATCTTCTGGTGATTTCCTGAGGTCTAGTGATCGCTGAACCTACAACAACACTGTGTGCACCAAGTTGCAGCGCTTTTCGTGTCTCTTCTGGTGAATGGTATCTTCCTTCAGCAAACAATGGTACGGTCAGACGTTTTGCCAACTGTTCCACTAATCGAAAATCCGGTGTCTCTATTGATGGAGAATACGACGTATAACCGGATAGGGTCGTTGATATGCAATCCGCTCCGATAGCTGCAGCTTTTATGCCCTCTTCATAAGTGGAAACATCCGCCATCACCAATTTTTTATGACGATGGATATGGTTGATCAATTCGGCGAGGGTTTGTTCATTGGGGCGCGCCCTTAAGGTTGCATCGACTGCGATGATGTCAGCGTCCGCTTTTATCAATTCGTCAACTTCTTTGGCAGTTGGAGTGATGTATATTTCACTGTCGGGATAGGTTTTTTTCACAAGACCGATGATGGGGAGGTTCGTCATTTTCTTGATTGCCAGAATATCTTCAGACCCATTCGCTCTGATGCCGACAGCGCCACCCATTTCAGCAGCCTTCGCCATTTTCGCCATCACTTCCGACCCATGAAGCGGCTCATCTTCCAGTGCTTGACAGGAGACGATTAATCCTCCTTTTACTTGTTGAAATATCGTTAATGGTTCCATCTCTCTACATACCACCACTCTTTGAACTCATTTTGTTGGACTTGTTATAGGAAAAGAAGAAGGGGGAGTCGATCCCCCCTGATTTCTTTCTTATTGCGATAGGATCTCGTTCCATTCAGTCTCAGCTTGTTCTACCGCTTCTTCAGGAGTCATTTTACCTAGCATGGCAGCATGTAAAGCTTCATTGATCGATGTTTTCAACTCTTCGTAATTTTCCATTGGAGGGACGAGAACTTCGCTTTCCTTCAACTGCTCTGCAGACACGATTCTAGCTTCGTCAATCGGGGTCGGGTCTTCAGGTAGTTCATTGAAATAAGGATCATCTAACGCACTTTCGATTGAAGGAAGGATAGGGACGATCTTATCAAACTCAACCTGGTTTTCAGCATTCGTGATGAAAAGAGAGAACTTGACCGCTTCATCCTGGTGTTCACTTTGCTTCGGAACAACGAGGTTCATTGCTGCTGTATTCTTTTTGCCTGATGCACCGGTAATCTGTGGTCCTGATTTGGTAGCCTTCAGGATATCAGGAGCGTTTTCTTCAACTTTGTTAAGGAATTGGGGGCCAGAGGCTAAGATTGCGAGCTGACCAGCCTGGTACATATCAATCGCTTTTCCGTGGCCTTCAGTCAGGACTTCACGCGGAATCAAGTCATCCTGATAAAGATCCACGAAAAATTCGAAGGCTTTGATCCCTTCAGGCGTATTGAACGCTGCTTTTGTCATATCTTCATTTGTCAGGTCAACATCCATCATCACGAGTGTTTCGAGTAAATGGCTTGCATCGAGCGGCGGGAAGAACGCGTATTTCCCTGTCTCATCTTTGATCGTTTTCGCGACATCTTTCAATTCATCAAACGTTTTTGGTGGAGAGTCAGGATCAAGCCCAGCTTCTTTAAAAATATCTGTGTTATACATTGTCACTTGGGAAGAGAGATACCAGGGAATCCCGAATGTTTTATCATTGAACGTGTTCGATTTCCAAACACCTTCGAAATATTCATTCTGTTTTTCTTCATCCACCACTTCGTCCATGTTCACAAGGGCATCCAATTCTGCTAGTTTGGAAGCGAATTGCGGGTTGAGGTTGGCGACATCAGGTGCGGTTTTAGATGCCACAGCCGCTAAAATTTTCTTCTCCATATCCGCCCAAGGAACATCGACCCATTTCACTTTGATATCCGGGTTTTCTTCTTCAAAATCAGCGATGACACCATTGATGTAATCATCGAATGTAGGTGAAAGCTGCATTGTCCAGAATTCGATTTCGACTTGTTCACCCTCTTCGGACGTCTCAGCACTTTTGCAACCCGAAATGATGAGTGCTGTAACCAACAATATGGATAGTAATGTTGAAAGCCTTTTCATAAAATCCCCCTCTTTTCCGATTTGTTTTCTTGTTGGGCGAAATACGTCAACGCCCTTTTCAGATCGTCTTTCCAAAAACTCCAGAGATGGCTTTCATCTTCTTCGTAGTATGTAAGATTCGTTTCTGCCTGTTGGAAGGCGTTTGCCAGTTTCCGGTTATTCGTTGTGATGTCGAGCGTCTTCCCACTGATTTGGGATTGAAAACCATCTTCATGCACGCCATACACTTGATATACGTTCCAGTTTGTTCGGGCTTTCTCTTTTATTTTTTGTATGAGTGGTTCTTCGATTGCTGTAGATTGAAGTAAAAGATGCGTCCACTGGGAGGGTTGCTGAAGTCCGAGTGCTAGACCGACGGTAGCTCCGAGTGAATCCCCAAGCAGACCCATTTTTGTGATGTGTTTTCTTTGGTGAGTGAAATTGTTCTCTACGAATGGTAATAATTCTTGATGAAAAAATAGGAGATAATCTATGTGGTGTTTACCTTCTGGGTGATAAAACTGATAACGCTCATGTGAGGTTCCTGGTGGAATAAGGATCATGGCAATGTTTTCGAATTGACTAATATTCTGATTGAGCAGTTCTGTGAATTGTTCCTTCAAGTTTCCTAACTGCAAGTAATCTTCCCCGTCTTGCACAAAAAGCAGGCTGCAATCATCCCCTTTCGATTTGAAGTACTCGGAGTGAAGGAAAATCACTTTTTGCTCCCTGTTCAATATCGTGCTGTGAAATGCACACTCTTCTAAAGCAACATCCATTCAACCCCTCCCAAAAATTGTTACCAACATAATAACACAAATTTTCAGAAATATGGATAATTTCTCTGAAAATGATAAAAAAGGCGGATATAATCTCCAAAATGGTATTGCGTGGATGACTGTTATCTTTTAATGTATTTTTTTAATGTACCAGGCACCGATCCTAAAGCCAGTCGTACCAAGGGATCTCGATCGGTGCCAGGTACACTTTTGAAAGACTTGTTGCGCAATGGGTTGAAAATGGTGCCAGGTACACTTTGAAAACCCTTGTGCCACTTGGGTTCCTTTTCGGTGCCTGGCACCGAGAATATTGCGACATTTTTCGTGTTTGTTCAATCAAGCGTTTGTTTAAGTGTGGGAAACGATTGGGGTTATGCGGTTTCTGATTTCAATCAAACGTTTGTTTAACGTCCATATAAAAAGGACTAACTCCCCATTCCTTGATCGTGTGGGAGTTAGTCCTTTTTTACTCACTGGATTCGTTCAGTTCGCTTTTGGTTTTGGAAGGTTGTGTGGGCGTCCGGTTGTTCCTCTTATGATTAGGGATGGGGTGAACAGATTTCGTTCTTTCACCTTTTTCTTTCCGCCGATTTCTTCGATCAGCACGTCTACGATTTTATTCCCCATTGCGGTTATTGGCTGCGCGACGGTGGTCAGCATTGGAACGGTGATCGTCGCCAGAATCGTATCGTCAAAGCCGACTACGGATAGATCTTCGGGTACGTTCAACCCTTTTTCACGGGCGCCCTGGATGACACCAATCGCGAGAAGATCATTTGCCGCGAATACTGCTGTCGGAGGGTTCGGCCGCCCGAGTAACTTCTTCGTCATCTCTCGGCTGTCATCCATTGTTGAAGGAATCTTAACGATGTTTTCTTCATCGATCGGTACGCCATAATCTTCGTGTGCCTCGCGATACCCGAAGATCCGAATATTACTGCTTCGTACATCCTCCCCAATATACGCGATGTTCTCGTGACCTTGCGCCAGGAGGTGTGCGGTCGCTTGGTATCCTCCTCGATGGTCGTCGACGGATATGACGTTCACGTTGATCGAAGGATTATCTAAAGCCAGCATTACAACAGGGATATTTTGATCCATCAGA includes:
- a CDS encoding carbohydrate ABC transporter permease gives rise to the protein MTRNALTPYLFLLPGCVILGAFIFYPLLQAIWLSFTDYNMIVDPTFVGTENYQKLFDDSMFWKTLIQTLIYLVGVVPALIILPIFLAILVNQKLKGIGFFRSAYYIPVVTSWVVVGITWEWVYAEKGVLNYILEVVGLINGPVHWLTSEQTALFAVMAVTVWKGLGYYMIIYLAGLQSIPSNLYEAAEIDGANKWQQTIRITIPMLMPSIIIVTVMSSIAAMKVFEEIYIMTGGGPLNSSKTLVFYIYQEAFEKLNMGYASAAGVVLFLITLIFSIVNLKLMGRKENVA
- a CDS encoding ROK family protein; translation: MKAIGIDIGGTAIKGAIVDENRKIHHQITTLTNVAEGREGILASLITTIDRLLEKEKDIVGVGIGTAGRVNVKTGEVVYSTANLPGWQGINLHDFIENTYALPAVIDNDANAALAGEWWNKEETYDSVTFLTLGTGVGGANMINRNIFRGNHWNGGEWGHVILYPGGRPCNCGNSGCIEQYLSGTALLSLTNEHSGNRTYKNGAEVFEAFHTGDKTIQPVVERYLNDLALVIYNLSVSIDPEVVIIGGGVIESKDKWWQTFQQKLAEKEVKLDVLAATLGNKAGMIGSTKLLFDALSKGGEV
- a CDS encoding MurR/RpiR family transcriptional regulator, translated to MTVKQANQTGNIKGLINSYFPALTKSEQKVADIVMQQLDQVIYYSVTDLADAAEVGETTVLRFCRKIGLKGYQEFKLAIAKDLANKTGEESGNAVQNDLFTTISSYTIDAIHETVSMNSEEAINKAIDMIDQASSVHFFGVGTSGLTALDAKNRFLRIGRRVDAVIDPHLQAMTAATLSENDLVVGITVSGSTKDTIDSLKIAKENGATTIAVTYHARSPITKIADAVLINGGKESPLEGSSLAAKISQLFVIDLLCTGLALKHKQESLEMKEKTAQSVVNKIY
- a CDS encoding N-acetylmannosamine-6-phosphate 2-epimerase; this encodes MEPLTIFQQVKGGLIVSCQALEDEPLHGSEVMAKMAKAAEMGGAVGIRANGSEDILAIKKMTNLPIIGLVKKTYPDSEIYITPTAKEVDELIKADADIIAVDATLRARPNEQTLAELINHIHRHKKLVMADVSTYEEGIKAAAIGADCISTTLSGYTSYSPSIETPDFRLVEQLAKRLTVPLFAEGRYHSPEETRKALQLGAHSVVVGSAITRPQEITRRYTNLLKKEGYADDSETSESDRKYKRVD
- a CDS encoding ABC transporter substrate-binding protein, with product MKRLSTLLSILLVTALIISGCKSAETSEEGEQVEIEFWTMQLSPTFDDYINGVIADFEEENPDIKVKWVDVPWADMEKKILAAVASKTAPDVANLNPQFASKLAELDALVNMDEVVDEEKQNEYFEGVWKSNTFNDKTFGIPWYLSSQVTMYNTDIFKEAGLDPDSPPKTFDELKDVAKTIKDETGKYAFFPPLDASHLLETLVMMDVDLTNEDMTKAAFNTPEGIKAFEFFVDLYQDDLIPREVLTEGHGKAIDMYQAGQLAILASGPQFLNKVEENAPDILKATKSGPQITGASGKKNTAAMNLVVPKQSEHQDEAVKFSLFITNAENQVEFDKIVPILPSIESALDDPYFNELPEDPTPIDEARIVSAEQLKESEVLVPPMENYEELKTSINEALHAAMLGKMTPEEAVEQAETEWNEILSQ
- a CDS encoding esterase family protein → MDVALEECAFHSTILNREQKVIFLHSEYFKSKGDDCSLLFVQDGEDYLQLGNLKEQFTELLNQNISQFENIAMILIPPGTSHERYQFYHPEGKHHIDYLLFFHQELLPFVENNFTHQRKHITKMGLLGDSLGATVGLALGLQQPSQWTHLLLQSTAIEEPLIQKIKEKARTNWNVYQVYGVHEDGFQSQISGKTLDITTNNRKLANAFQQAETNLTYYEEDESHLWSFWKDDLKRALTYFAQQENKSEKRGIL
- a CDS encoding LacI family DNA-binding transcriptional regulator produces the protein MGNRVRKGFRKARRYMAPTIYDVAKKASVSIATVSKVINNTGRISEPTRVKVLEAMKQLDYRPSVVASALTRKKTDTLGLLVPDISNPFFSEIARNIEDRAHERGLSVIICSTDYNEEKEKKYIDLLKRKQVDGFIISSGFKNLDLLKSLMDQNIPVVMLALDNPSINVNVISVDDHRGGYQATAHLLAQGHENIAYIGEDVRSSNIRIFGYREAHEDYGVPIDEENIVKIPSTMDDSREMTKKLLGRPNPPTAVFAANDLLAIGVIQGAREKGLNVPEDLSVVGFDDTILATITVPMLTTVAQPITAMGNKIVDVLIEEIGGKKKVKERNLFTPSLIIRGTTGRPHNLPKPKAN